In one window of Posidoniimonas corsicana DNA:
- a CDS encoding RsmD family RNA methyltransferase — MPRRRPKSEPRPASNARASANGGEEGPPEPLRIIGGRFRGSKLAYEALTQDGAKVTRPMKHRVRESIFNLVGLRAGGKHALDLFAGTGALGLEALSRGAVLATLIERHIPTAEVVRQNINSLGVADVCVLKTTSAFLWIRRDLPAFDTQNPWLVFVSPPYSFFVERTDQMLAMIEALTHAAPPESLIVVEADERFDFGLLPGGVRPDRNSPGWDVREYAPAVVGVLEV; from the coding sequence ATGCCACGCCGCCGCCCGAAGTCCGAACCCCGCCCCGCCAGCAACGCTCGGGCGTCCGCAAACGGGGGGGAGGAAGGGCCGCCCGAACCGCTGCGGATCATCGGCGGGCGGTTCCGTGGCAGCAAGCTGGCGTACGAGGCGCTAACCCAGGACGGGGCGAAGGTGACGCGGCCCATGAAGCACCGCGTCCGCGAGTCGATCTTCAACCTGGTTGGGCTGAGGGCGGGCGGGAAGCACGCGCTGGACCTATTCGCCGGCACCGGCGCGCTGGGACTCGAAGCCCTCAGCCGGGGGGCGGTCCTTGCGACGCTGATCGAGCGGCACATTCCGACCGCTGAGGTGGTGCGTCAGAACATCAATTCGCTGGGGGTGGCGGACGTGTGCGTCCTCAAGACCACCAGCGCGTTCCTGTGGATCCGACGAGACCTCCCTGCTTTCGACACCCAGAACCCCTGGTTAGTGTTCGTAAGCCCTCCGTACAGCTTCTTTGTTGAGCGGACGGATCAGATGCTTGCTATGATCGAAGCCCTGACGCACGCGGCGCCGCCGGAGAGCCTGATCGTGGTCGAGGCGGACGAGCGGTTCGACTTCGGCCTGCTTCCTGGCGGGGTCCGCCCCGATCGCAACTCGCCGGGTTGGGACGTCCGAGAGTACGCGCCGGCGGTCGTCGGCGTGCTGGAGGTGTGA
- a CDS encoding peptidylprolyl isomerase, protein MRMPRIALAIALSLTTAPLLAQQEPASQVNRAAFDQAFADYKDFMRQFEDLRIKYQTANAAERDQLNTKATQLVKSAKPKVNKMVDEALKVYLAAPEQDEEITGLLVGAASHNLKGSGPNSQGGDQFERALTILKPLLENGNKSQGIASMGVVAAFCCNEYDLAEKYAKLAAERKEDPSVLGDTLAGMASDYSNPAMLQQYRGLWKEEKALRDAEAAANDLPRIKFETTAGDIEIELFENQAPQATANIVSLVKDGFYNGVVFHRVLPHFMAQGGDPTGTGTGGPGYTIPCECYQDDARMHFRGSLSMAHAGRDTGGSQFFLTFVPTYHLNGRHTVFGRVVGGMEVLGDLQRVEPGERGVVEDKIVKATVLRDRGHAYDFKKQPGR, encoded by the coding sequence ATGCGGATGCCGCGAATCGCCCTGGCGATAGCCCTGAGCCTCACCACCGCCCCCCTGCTCGCCCAGCAGGAGCCCGCCTCGCAGGTCAACCGCGCCGCGTTTGACCAGGCCTTCGCGGACTACAAGGACTTCATGCGGCAGTTTGAAGACCTCCGCATCAAGTACCAGACCGCCAACGCCGCGGAGCGTGATCAGCTCAACACCAAGGCGACGCAGCTGGTGAAGTCCGCCAAACCGAAAGTGAACAAAATGGTCGACGAGGCACTCAAGGTCTACCTAGCCGCTCCGGAGCAGGACGAGGAAATCACCGGCCTGCTGGTTGGCGCCGCCTCGCACAACCTGAAGGGGTCCGGCCCCAACTCCCAAGGCGGCGACCAGTTCGAACGCGCGCTCACCATCCTCAAGCCGCTGCTGGAAAACGGCAACAAGTCCCAGGGCATCGCCTCGATGGGGGTGGTCGCCGCGTTCTGCTGCAACGAGTACGACCTCGCCGAGAAGTACGCCAAGCTGGCGGCCGAACGGAAGGAGGACCCCAGCGTGCTGGGGGACACGCTGGCGGGCATGGCGAGTGACTACAGCAACCCGGCGATGCTTCAGCAGTACCGCGGTTTGTGGAAAGAAGAGAAGGCCCTGCGTGACGCCGAGGCCGCGGCCAACGACCTGCCACGCATCAAGTTCGAGACCACCGCCGGCGACATCGAGATCGAGCTGTTCGAGAATCAGGCGCCGCAGGCCACCGCCAACATCGTCTCCCTCGTAAAAGACGGCTTCTACAACGGGGTGGTTTTTCACCGCGTGCTGCCGCACTTCATGGCCCAGGGCGGCGACCCCACCGGGACCGGCACCGGCGGCCCGGGCTACACGATCCCCTGCGAGTGCTACCAGGACGACGCCCGCATGCACTTCCGGGGCAGCCTCAGCATGGCCCACGCCGGCCGTGACACCGGCGGGTCGCAGTTCTTTTTGACGTTCGTCCCCACCTACCACCTCAACGGGCGGCACACCGTATTCGGCCGGGTGGTCGGGGGCATGGAGGTGCTGGGCGATCTACAGCGGGTGGAGCCCGGCGAGCGGGGCGTCGTCGAGGACAAGATCGTCAAGGCGACCGTGCTCCGAGACCGCGGCCACGCCTACGACTTCAAGAAGCAGCCCGGGCGGTAG
- a CDS encoding LysR family transcriptional regulator — translation MQIRSLKVYCDIVQLRSFSKAAEENGVSQSSASQLVHQLEERLGVQLIDRSKRPFTLTPEGSKYYDGCTKLVRRYEDLEHEVRTLHEDVASRLSIASIYSIGLAHMSQFQREFLAKHPKAHIRLDYLHPDDVYDAVESEQSDLGIVSFPERSRRLGVIPWRDESLVLAVAPSHPLAGLSSAPAEALADHEMIAFQRGLKIRDAIDRELAKQRVETRVACEFDNIETIKLAVTIGDGFALLPEPTLAREVAAGTLLKIPLAGFELSRPLGILHRREEQLGQTAERFIELLHSHAAEIDDPASLDGKAGAADSASKRVVTA, via the coding sequence ATGCAGATCCGCTCGCTCAAGGTCTACTGTGACATCGTGCAGCTCCGCAGCTTCTCGAAAGCCGCGGAGGAGAACGGCGTGTCACAGTCCAGCGCGAGCCAGCTGGTGCATCAGCTGGAAGAGCGGCTGGGCGTTCAGCTGATCGACCGCTCGAAGCGGCCCTTCACGCTGACCCCCGAGGGCTCCAAGTACTACGACGGCTGCACCAAGCTCGTGCGCCGCTACGAAGACCTGGAGCACGAGGTCCGGACCCTGCACGAGGACGTCGCGTCGCGGCTGTCGATCGCTTCGATCTACTCGATCGGGCTGGCCCACATGAGCCAGTTCCAGCGGGAGTTCCTAGCGAAGCACCCCAAGGCGCACATCAGGCTCGACTACCTGCACCCGGACGACGTGTACGACGCCGTGGAGTCGGAGCAGTCGGACCTGGGGATTGTGAGCTTCCCGGAGCGCTCGCGCCGCTTGGGGGTGATCCCCTGGCGGGACGAGTCGCTGGTGCTGGCGGTCGCGCCGTCGCACCCCCTGGCGGGGCTCAGCTCGGCGCCGGCCGAGGCGTTGGCCGACCACGAGATGATCGCCTTCCAGCGAGGATTGAAGATCCGGGACGCGATCGACCGCGAGCTGGCCAAGCAACGCGTCGAGACCCGCGTCGCGTGCGAGTTCGACAATATTGAAACGATAAAACTGGCAGTCACCATCGGCGACGGCTTCGCCCTGCTGCCCGAGCCCACCCTCGCCCGCGAGGTGGCCGCCGGAACTCTTCTCAAGATACCGCTCGCCGGGTTTGAGCTCTCTCGACCCCTTGGCATCCTCCACCGGCGAGAGGAACAACTCGGCCAAACCGCCGAACGCTTCATCGAGCTGCTGCACTCCCACGCCGCCGAGATCGACGACCCCGCGTCGCTGGATGGCAAAGCGGGGGCGGCGGACTCGGCAAGCAAACGCGTCGTCACGGCTTAG
- a CDS encoding alpha/beta hydrolase, protein MFRTQCLLAIAVMTAANLSPNCLGADPNYETPLINGDSGFEETRVERGSGERSDLWIGGVRDSTLQVFLPEGKPTAAVVVCPGGGYGGLSFVKEGTFIAEWFCERGVAAAVLKYRVGGGGNRHPAPLNDAQAALQHLRQQAGKHGYPADKIGVMGFSAGGHLAATAATQFADGTPVEGDSPVSSRPDFAVLGYPVVTMGPATHRGSRNNLLGEVSDEEAAKMSAERNVTDQTPPTFIFHAQDDRAVPVENAILFYQACTKHGVPAEMHLFERGGHGFGMWRDNEPANAWPTLLEAWLRSRGLIE, encoded by the coding sequence ATGTTCCGGACCCAGTGCCTGTTGGCGATTGCCGTGATGACCGCAGCGAACCTCTCACCTAACTGCCTGGGCGCCGATCCCAATTACGAAACGCCACTCATCAACGGCGACAGCGGCTTTGAGGAAACGCGTGTTGAGCGTGGTTCGGGCGAGCGGTCCGACCTGTGGATCGGCGGCGTGCGCGACTCGACGCTGCAGGTCTTCCTTCCCGAGGGCAAGCCAACGGCGGCGGTTGTGGTCTGCCCTGGCGGTGGGTACGGGGGGCTTTCGTTCGTCAAAGAGGGGACGTTTATCGCCGAGTGGTTCTGCGAGCGGGGGGTGGCCGCGGCGGTGCTGAAGTACCGCGTGGGCGGAGGCGGCAACCGGCACCCGGCGCCGCTCAACGACGCTCAGGCCGCGCTTCAGCACCTCCGCCAGCAGGCCGGCAAGCACGGCTACCCGGCTGACAAGATTGGTGTGATGGGTTTCTCTGCCGGTGGGCACCTGGCGGCGACCGCCGCGACCCAGTTCGCCGACGGTACGCCTGTGGAAGGGGACTCACCCGTCAGCAGCCGACCAGACTTCGCCGTCTTGGGGTACCCGGTGGTGACAATGGGCCCGGCAACGCACCGCGGGTCGCGCAACAATCTGCTGGGCGAAGTCTCGGACGAGGAGGCCGCGAAAATGTCGGCCGAGCGAAACGTCACCGACCAGACGCCGCCCACGTTTATCTTCCACGCCCAGGACGACCGAGCAGTGCCCGTTGAAAACGCGATCTTGTTCTATCAAGCGTGCACGAAGCACGGCGTGCCGGCCGAGATGCACCTGTTTGAGCGGGGCGGCCACGGATTCGGGATGTGGCGTGACAACGAGCCGGCCAACGCCTGGCCAACGCTGTTAGAGGCCTGGCTCAGGAGCCGTGGGCTGATCGAGTAG